One genomic segment of Drosophila melanogaster chromosome 3L includes these proteins:
- the Polr2H gene encoding RNA polymerase II, I and III subunit H, with protein sequence MAGVLFEDIFNVKDMDPEGKKFDRVSRLHCESESFKMDLILDINSWLYPMELGDKFRLVLATTLREDGCPDSGEYNPMEHEGTRADSFEYVMYGKIYRIEGDEAHNEASRLSAYVSFGGLLMRLQGDANNLHGFEVDQHMYLLMKRLAF encoded by the coding sequence ATGGCTGGAGTACTCTTTGAGGACATCTTCAACGTAAAGGACATGGATCCGGAGGGCAAAAAGTTCGACCGTGTATCCCGCCTGCACTGCGAGTCCGAGTCGTTTAAGATGGACCTCATCCTGGACATCAACTCGTGGCTATACCCCATGGAGCTGGGCGACAAGTTCCGCCTGGTTTTGGCCACCACCCTGCGCGAGGATGGTTGCCCGGACAGCGGGGAGTACAATCCAATGGAGCACGAGGGAACGCGGGCGGACAGCTTTGAGTACGTGATGTACGGCAAGATCTACAGGATCGAGGGCGACGAAGCACACAATGAGGCCTCCCGGCTCTCCGCCTACGTGTCATTCGGCGGCTTGCTGATGCGACTTCAGGGTGACGCCAACAATCTTCATGGCTTCGAGGTGGACCAGCACATGTACCTGCTGATGAAGCGGCTGGCCTTCTGA